Part of the Bdellovibrionales bacterium genome is shown below.
TCGTACTCGGCCAATTTGCTATCCAACTTTTCGAGAAGAATATGGAAATTTTGGGGAGCTTCGGCCACTGCGGTTTGAATTTCGCTCACAATCGGAGGGATGATGATGAGTAATAAAAGAATAATTCCGACACCAACCGTGGCCACGACTGTGGCGGTCGAGGCCGAGCGACTAAAGCCCTTTTTCTCCAGCCACTTCAGGAGCGGTAATGTGGCATACGCTAAAAAAAATGCGATGCAAAGTTGGAACAAAGCGGAGCCCAGTCCAACAAAAAATAAAGCGATGAACAATAATAAAGTTCCAACAACCGCAACTTCTTTAATCATGGATTTTTTAAGAGTCATCATGTCCAAGATTTAACTCTGATAAGCATTAGCGGCAATGAAATTCAGAGCCTAGCATCAATAATTTAATCTTGGAGCCTTAGGTGGTCGTCAGATCCGTTTTCATGCGCAAAAGTGGAGGGGTTATTAATACAAATGCGACAACAAAAACCATCGAAAGAATGACGAAAGCGTCATGGATCCCACGAAGATCAATGAAAGATCCGATAAAGGGGCCTAGAATTCCAAAAGTAAAACGGAACATAAAACTGAGCATAGAGTTTGCCGTCGCTCGCAGCTCGGCGCTCAGACGCATGTTAATTTGATCTCTGAGCGTGACATTGTTTAAGCCTCGAGAAAAATAAATGAGTAAACCGCCCATGATCCCGACGATGACTTGATCAAAGGTCATCAATATATATCCACTGAAACAAAAAATCGGAATGGTGAGCATGACGGCCCGTAATCCAAATCGGCGTTGGAGATAAGGCGCACTGAGAGCTGCGAAACCGATGGAGAGAGTGTAAAAGGCCCAAAGGATTCCAAAATATTTGAGATCAATCTGGAGATGTGTCCAATATTTCTGAAGCGACCAAATGATAATAAAGTTGGCGAGAAACCAGACGACAAAGTTCATAGATAAAAGCCGCATTAAGCGATTATC
Proteins encoded:
- a CDS encoding AI-2E family transporter, whose amino-acid sequence is MMTLKKSMIKEVAVVGTLLLFIALFFVGLGSALFQLCIAFFLAYATLPLLKWLEKKGFSRSASTATVVATVGVGIILLLLIIIPPIVSEIQTAVAEAPQNFHILLEKLDSKLAEY